The following proteins are encoded in a genomic region of Candidatus Zixiibacteriota bacterium:
- the mraY gene encoding phospho-N-acetylmuramoyl-pentapeptide-transferase, whose protein sequence is MLYHLLAPLTEYVSGLNVFRYITFRAAGATVTAIFICLILGPFFIRLLRKYQVTETIREEGPQGHQKKAGTPTMGGLIILAGIIIPTLLWSDLTNYFTQMILLVTAWLGAIGFMDDYLKAIKGQPKGLVARKKMIGQLLLGAIFAAALIWLAPENRYDGTTEIPFFKNYVLTLGVFYAPFVVLVITGSSNAVNLTDGLDGLAIGLCGLCFMTFAGIAYVSGRVDFSQYLAIDYLPGAGELSIYCGAAIGSALGFLWFNSHPAEVFMGDTGSLALGGAMGAIAILLKKELLLVIVAGVFVMVALSVIIQVLSYRYRGGKRVFKMAPIHHHFELCGWAESKIVVRFWIVGALCALVTLATLKVR, encoded by the coding sequence ATGCTCTATCACCTCCTGGCGCCCCTCACCGAGTATGTGTCCGGACTGAACGTCTTCCGCTACATTACTTTTCGAGCCGCCGGTGCTACCGTGACGGCTATCTTCATCTGTCTGATCCTCGGTCCCTTTTTCATTCGCCTGCTCAGAAAGTATCAGGTAACCGAGACCATTCGCGAGGAGGGACCCCAGGGTCATCAGAAGAAAGCCGGGACGCCGACCATGGGCGGGTTGATCATTCTTGCCGGGATCATTATTCCAACACTCTTGTGGTCGGACCTGACAAATTATTTCACGCAGATGATCCTCCTTGTCACTGCCTGGCTGGGAGCGATCGGCTTCATGGATGATTATCTCAAAGCAATCAAAGGCCAGCCGAAAGGACTGGTGGCGCGCAAGAAAATGATCGGACAGCTTCTGCTGGGAGCTATCTTTGCTGCCGCACTTATTTGGTTGGCGCCGGAAAATCGCTACGACGGCACCACTGAGATACCATTCTTCAAAAACTACGTCCTGACTCTTGGAGTATTCTACGCCCCCTTCGTGGTGCTGGTGATTACCGGTTCCTCAAACGCCGTCAACCTCACCGATGGACTTGACGGCCTGGCCATCGGATTGTGCGGTCTCTGCTTCATGACTTTTGCCGGCATCGCTTATGTGTCCGGACGAGTCGATTTCTCGCAGTATCTGGCCATCGACTACCTGCCCGGTGCCGGGGAGTTGTCCATTTACTGCGGTGCCGCTATCGGCTCAGCCTTAGGCTTCCTGTGGTTCAACTCGCATCCGGCTGAAGTGTTCATGGGCGACACCGGATCGTTAGCCCTTGGCGGCGCTATGGGTGCTATCGCCATCCTGTTGAAGAAAGAGCTGCTACTGGTGATTGTGGCGGGAGTGTTCGTGATGGTGGCCTTGTCGGTTATCATCCAGGTTTTGTCGTATCGCTATCGTGGCGGCAAGCGCGTGTTCAAGATGGCGCCTATCCACCACCACTTCGAACTGTGCGGATGGGCGGAGTCAAAGATCGTTGTCCGGTTTTGGATTGTCGGCGCCCTGTGCGCCTTGGTTACTCTGGCCACTCTAAAGGTGCGATGA
- the murD gene encoding UDP-N-acetylmuramoyl-L-alanine--D-glutamate ligase, whose translation MTVAERINERSIGVIGMGRSGLAAASLAAAYGGLPFVSDAAGADSLSEVTAQLKQEGIPFETGGHTDRLLQSDYVVVSPGVPPTADILKKLQSKGIPVFSEIEFASWVCRGKIIGVTGSNGKTTTTTLIGEILTAAGLDSLVCGNIGLPFAQVADKIGPDSVAVVEVSTFQLERIADFNPHIALILNLSPDHLDRHGSFDAYKKLKYRITENQTENDFLILNAQDNEIIADNVQTAATKMFFTTEETTDNAVWVSGGDLFLALSGRGSRVVSARDIRIPGPHNLQNAAAAVAVAGLIGVDVEVMARVLKKFPGVEHRLESVARVAGIDFINDSKATNVDSVCYALRSIDTPIHLIAGGRDKGASYEPLSTYGRGRISSVVLIGEAKDKMFDSLGRNFAVQFAESLEAAVRTSFAQARPGETVLLSPGCASFDMFDNYEQRGKAFKTAVAELRSDRKENETISD comes from the coding sequence ATGACTGTTGCTGAACGAATAAACGAGCGATCGATCGGCGTAATTGGAATGGGACGCTCCGGGCTGGCCGCGGCATCGCTGGCCGCCGCCTACGGAGGGTTGCCCTTTGTCTCCGATGCCGCCGGAGCCGACAGCCTGTCCGAAGTGACCGCCCAGCTCAAACAGGAAGGTATCCCATTCGAGACCGGCGGCCACACTGATCGTTTGTTGCAATCAGATTATGTCGTCGTCTCGCCCGGCGTACCGCCCACCGCTGATATCCTGAAAAAACTCCAGAGCAAAGGTATCCCTGTTTTCTCCGAAATTGAGTTCGCTTCGTGGGTTTGTCGCGGCAAGATCATAGGCGTGACCGGCTCCAACGGCAAGACCACCACGACAACGTTAATCGGTGAGATCCTGACCGCAGCCGGACTGGACAGCCTGGTGTGCGGCAATATCGGGCTGCCTTTTGCGCAGGTGGCCGATAAGATCGGACCGGACAGCGTGGCCGTGGTGGAAGTGTCGACGTTTCAGCTTGAACGGATTGCAGATTTCAATCCGCACATAGCGCTGATCCTGAACCTATCGCCCGACCACCTCGACCGGCACGGTAGCTTCGATGCCTACAAGAAACTCAAATACCGAATCACCGAAAATCAGACCGAGAATGACTTCCTCATATTGAATGCGCAGGACAATGAGATCATAGCCGACAACGTTCAAACGGCGGCTACCAAAATGTTCTTTACCACCGAAGAGACGACCGACAATGCGGTTTGGGTCTCAGGCGGTGATCTTTTCTTAGCACTGAGCGGTCGGGGATCGCGAGTAGTTTCTGCCCGGGATATTCGCATCCCCGGACCGCATAATCTTCAAAACGCCGCCGCGGCTGTGGCTGTGGCCGGATTGATCGGTGTCGATGTCGAGGTGATGGCCCGAGTTCTCAAAAAATTCCCCGGTGTCGAACATCGGCTCGAATCTGTTGCGCGGGTGGCCGGAATAGACTTTATCAATGACTCCAAAGCCACCAATGTCGACTCGGTTTGCTATGCCCTGCGTTCGATCGACACGCCGATACATCTCATCGCCGGTGGTCGCGACAAGGGGGCATCATACGAACCGTTGTCGACTTATGGACGCGGGAGGATATCGAGTGTCGTGCTGATCGGTGAAGCCAAAGACAAAATGTTCGACAGTCTGGGTCGAAACTTCGCCGTGCAGTTTGCAGAATCACTCGAGGCTGCGGTCAGGACCAGTTTCGCTCAGGCGCGACCGGGTGAAACGGTGCTGTTGTCACCCGGATGTGCCAGCTTCGACATGTTTGACAATTACGAGCAGCGCGGCAAGGCTTTCAAAACAGCCGTGGCCGAACTCAGAAGCGACAGGAAAGAGAATGAAACGATCAGCGACTAA
- a CDS encoding cell division protein FtsL gives MRKPVRKFKETVEIRSSTANRIMAHRYFPVAILVTLFLAICVIHVWQRVRVLELVKDVSRLRAENNRLVDAASKLNVRLAELSSAGRIERYARDTLGLEPAMADQVFTLVSQEEKLPQPDDLATMFQAIERVTRHVPAISPSRATAGDLRRLRPDVLGDEGGDR, from the coding sequence ATGAGAAAGCCGGTCCGCAAGTTCAAGGAAACAGTTGAAATACGCTCTTCGACGGCCAACCGGATTATGGCCCACCGCTATTTCCCGGTGGCCATTCTGGTGACCCTGTTCCTGGCCATCTGCGTCATTCATGTCTGGCAGCGGGTGCGGGTTCTGGAATTGGTCAAGGATGTATCCCGACTGCGGGCCGAGAACAACCGTCTCGTCGATGCCGCCTCAAAACTCAACGTCCGCCTGGCCGAATTATCCTCGGCCGGTCGGATTGAGCGCTACGCTCGGGACACGCTGGGGCTCGAACCAGCCATGGCTGATCAGGTCTTCACCCTGGTTTCTCAGGAAGAAAAACTTCCCCAACCGGACGACCTGGCTACTATGTTTCAAGCCATCGAACGAGTTACCCGTCACGTCCCGGCCATTTCACCAAGCCGCGCCACGGCCGGTGATCTCCGCAGGCTAAGGCCGGATGTTCTGGGCGATGAGGGGGGTGATCGGTGA
- a CDS encoding UDP-N-acetylmuramoyl-tripeptide--D-alanyl-D-alanine ligase, producing the protein MRFDNLAAITGGTVYNTDNAARTFAGVGIDSRSITAGQLFVAIRGEHNDGHDFITAAVDAGATGIVAEQTWPGLQNVRGDVAVVAVNNSHQAMLTLAADYRDKLDARIIGITGSNGKTTTKELTYHLLAAVTPDVYRSPGNLNNLYGVPLALFAIDPNTKHAVLELGISTTTEMPKLAEIVRPDVVAITNVGPSHLQFLDTVESIACAKLDLVRDADPGVPLVINADDTILMKQAMLVRDNPITFALDSEADFSVDQVEPNGVDSTNVTIEGYKFRLPLAGRHQVANLLGAYAIVRTLGFDFEDVDTENIQLSTAPMRGQTVEHAGITFVSDCYNANPASVRAGLEAFFALPAASRRIVVLGDMLELGREAEKYHREVGELLAQHEFDLAALVGPLSKHTFDSLVGTGIELSRLRHHPDAASCAVELGAYFMANDFVYVKASRGVGLEAVIHAVAHQGEDG; encoded by the coding sequence TTGCGATTCGATAATCTGGCAGCCATCACCGGCGGTACCGTTTACAACACGGACAACGCCGCCCGCACTTTCGCGGGTGTCGGCATAGACAGCCGCTCGATCACAGCCGGACAGCTCTTCGTGGCCATTCGCGGCGAGCACAACGACGGACATGACTTCATAACGGCCGCAGTCGATGCAGGCGCGACCGGGATCGTGGCCGAACAAACCTGGCCCGGTCTCCAAAACGTCCGGGGCGATGTAGCCGTGGTAGCCGTAAACAACAGTCACCAGGCCATGCTCACCCTGGCCGCAGACTATCGTGACAAACTTGATGCACGCATTATCGGTATTACCGGCTCCAACGGCAAAACTACGACCAAAGAACTAACATATCACTTACTGGCAGCGGTGACGCCCGACGTGTACCGTTCACCGGGCAATCTCAACAATCTGTACGGTGTGCCGCTGGCGCTCTTTGCCATTGATCCGAATACTAAACACGCGGTGCTGGAGTTGGGCATCTCTACAACCACCGAGATGCCGAAACTAGCCGAGATCGTGCGGCCCGACGTGGTAGCCATTACGAACGTGGGTCCATCTCACCTACAGTTTCTGGACACTGTCGAGTCAATCGCGTGCGCCAAACTCGATCTGGTACGCGACGCTGACCCCGGTGTACCGCTGGTTATCAACGCCGATGATACTATCCTGATGAAACAGGCTATGCTGGTACGTGACAATCCGATCACCTTCGCGCTGGACAGTGAAGCGGATTTCTCTGTCGACCAAGTCGAACCGAACGGTGTCGACAGTACCAACGTCACAATCGAAGGTTACAAATTCCGGCTGCCGTTAGCCGGTCGACACCAGGTGGCCAATCTGCTGGGCGCCTACGCCATCGTTAGAACGCTGGGCTTCGATTTCGAAGACGTCGACACTGAGAACATCCAACTCTCCACCGCGCCGATGCGTGGACAGACCGTAGAGCATGCCGGAATCACTTTTGTCTCAGACTGTTACAACGCCAACCCGGCCTCGGTTCGGGCCGGTCTGGAGGCATTCTTCGCTTTACCGGCGGCGTCCCGACGCATTGTGGTTTTGGGTGACATGCTCGAACTGGGTCGTGAGGCAGAGAAGTACCATCGGGAAGTCGGGGAACTGCTGGCGCAACATGAATTTGACTTGGCCGCTCTGGTAGGACCGCTATCGAAACACACTTTCGATTCGCTGGTCGGTACAGGTATTGAACTATCGAGACTACGTCACCACCCCGACGCCGCCTCCTGCGCCGTCGAACTTGGCGCCTACTTCATGGCCAATGACTTCGTCTATGTGAAAGCCTCACGCGGAGTCGGACTGGAGGCAGTTATCCACGCTGTTGCTCACCAAGGGGAGGATGGTTAA
- the rsmH gene encoding 16S rRNA (cytosine(1402)-N(4))-methyltransferase RsmH, with amino-acid sequence MLVAEVVELLIGDPEGAYIDLTAGGGGHMKALAKGLGRVARLYGLDKDPEAVKRARQHLADCGQVKQVVHAAYGDLKTVAGRIGETSYDGILIDLGLSSDQLADAKRGFSFSIDGPLDMRFDPGSGRPTAAELINSLSKNELTAILRDFGEVKQAARLAGAIVRERQKRMLTTTRDLAAVVKDHSPPPHRIKLSARVFQSLRIAVNAELAELTQVLPDTLSCLKPGGRLAVISYHSLEDRMVKRFFQEAATGCICPPKLPVCACDKKPQVDIITRRSVTPSENEKAANPRSRSARLRVAQRLAS; translated from the coding sequence GTGCTGGTAGCCGAGGTTGTCGAGCTTTTGATCGGCGATCCGGAAGGCGCCTATATCGACCTTACCGCCGGTGGTGGCGGCCACATGAAAGCGCTGGCCAAGGGTTTAGGCCGAGTCGCCCGCCTCTACGGACTGGACAAAGACCCGGAGGCGGTCAAGCGGGCTCGACAGCACCTGGCCGACTGCGGGCAGGTCAAGCAGGTTGTTCACGCCGCCTATGGTGATCTCAAGACTGTAGCCGGTCGCATTGGAGAGACAAGTTATGACGGCATCCTCATTGATCTGGGACTTTCGTCGGATCAATTGGCCGATGCCAAGCGCGGGTTTTCATTCAGTATCGACGGTCCTCTGGACATGCGGTTCGACCCTGGGTCCGGTCGACCAACGGCAGCCGAACTGATAAACTCGCTGAGCAAGAATGAACTCACCGCCATCCTGCGTGATTTCGGTGAGGTGAAGCAGGCGGCCAGGCTGGCCGGCGCGATCGTCAGGGAAAGACAAAAGAGAATGCTCACCACCACCCGAGACCTTGCCGCCGTTGTCAAGGATCACTCACCGCCGCCACACCGCATCAAATTGTCGGCTCGTGTCTTTCAGTCGTTGCGTATTGCCGTCAACGCCGAATTGGCTGAGTTAACACAAGTTCTTCCCGACACACTGAGCTGCCTCAAGCCGGGCGGACGGCTGGCCGTCATTTCATACCACTCGCTCGAGGACCGTATGGTCAAACGCTTCTTTCAAGAGGCCGCCACCGGCTGTATCTGTCCGCCGAAACTCCCGGTTTGTGCCTGCGACAAGAAACCGCAAGTGGACATCATCACGCGCCGATCAGTTACCCCTTCAGAGAATGAAAAGGCGGCCAACCCTCGCTCCCGGTCGGCTCGGCTACGCGTTGCTCAGAGGCTGGCATCATGA
- a CDS encoding UDP-N-acetylmuramoyl-L-alanyl-D-glutamate--2,6-diaminopimelate ligase, whose product MLEVDIKLGQLLSGLKQADLTGSGDIEIDNIAYDSRQATPNSLFVAISGFQVDGHEFIADAVERGAVAVVGEHDECELTPNYVKVPDTRRALADLAARLYDYPGKKIKACGVTGTNGKTTVCYLIRNILQARNKTVGMVTSTVYDTGKETFPAERTTPESLDLQRLLHLMKRNHCVNAVIEVSSHALALHRVDNIEFRVAVYTNITRDHLDFHKTMEEYLEIKKQLVKRLDGPLSYAVINLDVPEFRSFFGDFSSSYISYSLQDSSADVYCTGFELEAAQTVFDLKTPMGVHTVTFPLPGRFNLINGLAAAAAGLAAGVDIDSVVRGLESAQPVPGRFNYIECGQPFAVYVDFAHTPDALTRLCETAREMSQGRVLALFGCGGDRDRGKRPLMGRAVSAAADFCVVTSDNPRSEDPQTIIDEIVPGLEGDQHEIIEDRRAAIEALLKMAQPGDVVLLAGKGSENYQEIKGARYEFDDALEARRVLAELGYTGLVSDKGN is encoded by the coding sequence ATGTTGGAGGTCGACATCAAACTTGGCCAGTTGCTCAGCGGACTAAAGCAGGCCGACCTGACCGGTTCCGGCGATATCGAAATCGATAACATCGCCTACGATTCGCGACAGGCAACGCCCAACAGTCTGTTTGTCGCCATCTCAGGTTTCCAGGTGGACGGCCACGAGTTTATTGCCGACGCTGTCGAGCGCGGAGCCGTGGCTGTTGTCGGTGAGCATGATGAATGCGAACTAACGCCCAACTATGTCAAAGTACCCGATACCCGCCGAGCCCTGGCCGACCTGGCCGCTCGCCTGTACGACTACCCGGGCAAAAAGATCAAGGCCTGCGGTGTCACCGGCACCAACGGTAAGACCACCGTCTGCTATCTTATCAGAAACATTCTCCAGGCGCGCAACAAAACGGTGGGGATGGTGACATCCACCGTCTACGACACGGGCAAAGAGACTTTCCCGGCCGAACGCACCACGCCGGAGTCGCTGGACCTTCAGCGGCTGCTGCATCTCATGAAGAGGAATCATTGCGTCAATGCCGTCATCGAGGTGTCTTCACACGCGCTGGCCCTGCACCGGGTAGACAACATCGAATTCCGCGTGGCTGTTTACACAAACATCACACGCGATCATCTGGACTTCCACAAGACCATGGAAGAATACTTGGAAATCAAAAAGCAGCTCGTAAAACGACTCGACGGACCTCTGAGCTACGCCGTCATCAATCTCGATGTGCCGGAATTTCGTTCTTTCTTTGGCGACTTCAGTTCATCCTACATCTCCTACTCTCTGCAAGACAGCAGTGCCGATGTATACTGCACCGGCTTCGAACTGGAAGCTGCTCAGACGGTGTTCGATCTTAAGACACCGATGGGCGTACACACCGTCACCTTCCCATTGCCGGGTCGGTTCAACTTGATAAACGGCCTGGCTGCCGCCGCGGCCGGCCTGGCCGCCGGAGTTGATATCGACAGTGTTGTTCGTGGGCTGGAGAGCGCCCAACCGGTTCCGGGTCGATTTAATTACATCGAGTGCGGCCAGCCGTTCGCCGTCTACGTCGACTTTGCCCACACGCCCGATGCTCTGACCCGCCTCTGCGAAACTGCACGCGAGATGTCGCAGGGCAGGGTGCTGGCATTGTTCGGTTGCGGTGGCGATCGTGACCGTGGAAAGCGCCCGCTGATGGGCCGGGCGGTCAGTGCCGCGGCCGACTTCTGCGTCGTGACCTCGGACAATCCACGAAGCGAAGACCCTCAAACAATAATCGATGAAATAGTACCCGGCCTCGAAGGCGATCAACACGAGATCATTGAAGATCGACGTGCGGCCATCGAGGCCCTGTTGAAGATGGCGCAACCCGGCGATGTCGTGTTGTTGGCCGGCAAGGGAAGCGAAAACTATCAGGAAATCAAGGGCGCCAGATACGAGTTCGACGATGCCTTGGAGGCGCGCCGCGTTCTGGCCGAGCTTGGATACACCGGATTAGTGAGTGACAAAGGGAATTGA
- the mraZ gene encoding division/cell wall cluster transcriptional repressor MraZ, translated as MTGFVGRYQTTMDGKGRFALPARLRAVKGPDGESLLTGSLVLTKGLEGCLTLYPEAEWAEIQRRFASLNFTQRDFRYFSRRFYSSAGAVEPDRSGRILIPGHLISEAALKKDLLVIGVDRWLEIWDPQRYEYYLEQFAGSYEDVAERLSSVHDPGRERE; from the coding sequence TTGACCGGATTCGTCGGTCGCTACCAAACGACAATGGATGGCAAGGGCCGTTTTGCCCTTCCGGCCAGGCTGCGCGCCGTTAAAGGGCCGGACGGTGAATCGCTTTTGACTGGTTCGCTGGTCCTTACCAAAGGACTGGAGGGTTGTCTGACTCTCTATCCCGAAGCGGAATGGGCCGAAATCCAACGTCGTTTCGCCTCCCTCAACTTCACGCAACGAGATTTTCGCTATTTCAGTAGGCGCTTTTATTCGTCGGCCGGCGCCGTGGAGCCGGATCGCAGTGGTCGTATTCTGATACCGGGGCATTTGATCAGTGAAGCTGCCCTGAAGAAGGACCTGCTGGTGATCGGGGTCGACAGGTGGTTGGAGATATGGGACCCGCAACGGTATGAGTACTATCTCGAGCAGTTCGCCGGAAGCTACGAGGATGTAGCCGAGCGACTGTCATCGGTTCATGACCCCGGGCGCGAGCGCGAGTAG
- a CDS encoding penicillin-binding transpeptidase domain-containing protein, producing the protein MSLTRQQRLRLGTLLVLVCLFFVVVAARLVHLQVLKHAQYTEIVRNQSEGTVDIPAARGLVYDRNGQVVADNIIVSSLYAYPANQEELKSVGSYLEKFLKLKSGTAKRKFGLASRRFRWIKRQLDDATAEHISETAPRGLYLRRSAHRSYPFGLVGKQILGFTDIDNAGRSGLEYAFDSTLAGREGMADIYRDGLRNTFRVKEQALVKPSPGRSVVLTADWQLQEIAEEELKAAVTEHKAVSGMVVMLDCNNGDILAMAHFDPSDRTPTRPTKLRTVTDQFEPGSIFKAFTAAGMLDAGVIDFDDSVYCEEGKWRIGRRLLRDDKKHGWMSFRQVMELSSNIGMGKYAIQLGGDELYNTARRFGIGQKMRIGLPGETRGSVVAPERWSDYTVSALAMGHAVAVNALQMATGFAAIANGGELLRPHLILGGVDGDGYIADRRSREVIGRVATKETIDTLQAVLRGVVEVGTAEPVQSDIVSIAGKTGTAEIPDLENRRYFKNKFIGSFAGFFPYEQPLIAGIVLLVEPHPVHYGGWTAGPAFRKIAERYARLNAELFTPPERILVERTDELETTAQVPDLIGRNVDAARARAESRGLSLRCNADSGFVLWQFPAADRMIVRDDHVLAAVSSANDDSPCMVDLVGLSIREASAWLDHLGVMFTIEGRGRVVKQSIRAGAELKNDQTCRLKCRSI; encoded by the coding sequence GTGAGTCTGACTCGGCAGCAACGACTGCGCCTTGGAACCCTGTTGGTTTTGGTATGTCTGTTCTTTGTGGTGGTCGCGGCGCGTCTGGTACATCTGCAAGTCCTCAAGCATGCTCAATACACCGAGATCGTCAGGAATCAATCAGAGGGAACCGTCGACATCCCGGCCGCCCGTGGTCTGGTGTACGACCGCAATGGCCAGGTGGTGGCCGATAACATAATAGTCTCTTCTCTGTACGCCTATCCGGCCAATCAAGAGGAGCTAAAATCGGTAGGGAGCTATCTCGAAAAGTTTCTCAAGCTGAAATCCGGCACGGCCAAGCGCAAGTTCGGTCTGGCCTCGCGCCGGTTCCGATGGATCAAACGGCAGCTCGATGATGCCACCGCTGAACACATTTCCGAAACCGCACCGCGCGGTTTGTATCTAAGACGCTCGGCTCATCGTTCCTATCCTTTTGGCTTGGTGGGCAAGCAAATACTCGGTTTTACCGATATCGACAACGCCGGCCGCTCCGGACTTGAGTACGCTTTCGACTCAACTTTGGCCGGTCGCGAAGGCATGGCCGACATCTACCGCGATGGTTTGCGCAACACATTCCGGGTCAAGGAGCAGGCTCTGGTGAAACCGTCCCCGGGCCGTTCGGTGGTGCTCACGGCCGATTGGCAGTTGCAGGAGATTGCCGAAGAAGAACTGAAAGCCGCCGTGACCGAGCACAAAGCGGTCAGCGGCATGGTGGTGATGCTCGACTGTAACAACGGTGACATTCTGGCCATGGCCCACTTCGATCCCAGCGACCGCACGCCCACCCGGCCCACCAAACTACGTACCGTCACCGACCAATTCGAGCCCGGCTCAATCTTCAAAGCTTTCACCGCCGCCGGTATGCTGGATGCGGGCGTTATAGATTTTGATGATTCCGTATACTGCGAAGAGGGCAAGTGGAGGATTGGACGAAGGCTCTTGCGTGATGACAAGAAGCACGGCTGGATGAGCTTTCGCCAGGTGATGGAACTCTCCAGCAATATTGGTATGGGCAAGTATGCCATTCAACTGGGTGGCGATGAGTTATACAACACGGCGCGGCGTTTCGGCATCGGCCAGAAAATGCGCATCGGTCTGCCGGGCGAAACACGGGGGAGTGTTGTGGCTCCCGAACGATGGTCGGACTACACCGTGTCGGCCCTGGCCATGGGCCACGCCGTAGCCGTCAACGCGCTGCAGATGGCCACTGGGTTTGCGGCCATCGCCAACGGTGGTGAACTATTGCGACCACACCTGATCCTGGGCGGGGTTGATGGGGACGGGTACATAGCCGACCGGCGATCCCGCGAAGTCATCGGTCGCGTGGCCACCAAAGAGACTATCGACACGTTGCAGGCGGTCCTACGGGGCGTGGTGGAAGTAGGCACAGCCGAGCCGGTGCAGTCGGATATTGTCTCAATCGCCGGCAAGACGGGCACGGCCGAGATTCCTGATTTGGAAAACCGACGTTACTTCAAGAATAAATTCATCGGCAGTTTCGCAGGCTTCTTTCCATACGAACAACCGCTGATTGCCGGTATCGTGTTGCTGGTGGAACCGCACCCGGTTCATTACGGCGGCTGGACGGCGGGTCCGGCCTTTCGCAAGATCGCCGAGCGCTATGCGCGTCTCAACGCCGAACTGTTCACGCCGCCGGAAAGAATACTGGTGGAGCGAACGGACGAATTGGAAACCACCGCTCAGGTCCCGGACCTCATCGGGAGAAATGTCGATGCCGCTCGGGCGCGAGCCGAAAGTCGTGGTCTGAGTCTGCGCTGCAACGCCGACAGCGGTTTTGTCCTCTGGCAGTTCCCGGCCGCCGACCGCATGATCGTTCGTGATGATCATGTTCTGGCGGCTGTCTCCTCCGCCAACGATGACTCGCCATGCATGGTCGATCTGGTGGGTCTATCGATTCGGGAAGCATCTGCCTGGCTGGATCACCTCGGCGTGATGTTTACCATCGAAGGCCGTGGACGAGTGGTAAAACAATCAATCCGAGCGGGCGCCGAACTGAAAAACGACCAAACCTGCCGACTAAAGTGTCGGTCGATATAG